Sequence from the Pelodiscus sinensis isolate JC-2024 chromosome 30, ASM4963464v1, whole genome shotgun sequence genome:
AGTGGTATAAATTTACAGTTGCTCCTTTGACTTGATTGGTGTTTCCATTTTGCCACTGCAAATACACCTTTGTGCATAGCAAGATGGCAAACACTGCTCTCATGCAGACATTACTCTCATCATTTCATTTATTCAAAAAGAAACACAGGATGGAATTTAAATCAGAGGCGTAAGAGGGACATTTTCTGTGCCATGGATAATCTCCACCCAGTCAATTTCCGCAGGGCAGCTTTGATCTCCTTGTTCCTCATGCTGTAGATGACGGGGTTCAGCACGGGAGGCACCACGGAATAGAAAATGTCCAGCACGAGGTCCAGGCGGGATGTGGAGCTGGAGGTGGGTTTCAGGTGAGCAAAGGTAccagttaaaataaacaaagagacgacagtgaggtgggggaggcaggtggagaaggctttgtgccggccctgTTCCGAGGGGATTCTCAGCACCGCTCTGAAGATCTGAACATACGACACAATGATGAAGACCAAGCAGCTGAAGACTAAGCAGGCACTAAAGACTATAACCCCGTTTTCACCACGGTCAGAGTCAGGGCAGGCCAGCATGAGCATCTGGGGGATGTCACAGAAGAACTGATCCACCATGTGGCCACCACAGAAGGAGACGGCAAACGTGCTCCCGGTGTGCAGGGCAGAGTACAGCAAACTACTGACCCAGACGCTGGCAGCCATGAGGACACAGGCTCTCCGGTTCATTGTTCGTTCATAGTGCagtgggtggcagatggccacgtaccggtcgtaggccatgacggTCAAGATGCCAATATCAGATGAACCAAAGAACATGAATAGAAACACTTGGGCGACACAGGCAGGGTAGGAAATTGACCTGGTTTCCAGGAGGGAGTTAACCATGGACTTGGGGACGGTGACGGAGATGAAGCCGAGGTCTA
This genomic interval carries:
- the LOC142821297 gene encoding olfactory receptor 14A16-like; translated protein: MSNGSTVTEFLLLGFSDVRELQILHFVLFLVIYLMGLVGNLLIITVVALDHRLHTPMYFFLGNLSILDLGFISVTVPKSMVNSLLETRSISYPACVAQVFLFMFFGSSDIGILTVMAYDRYVAICHPLHYERTMNRRACVLMAASVWVSSLLYSALHTGSTFAVSFCGGHMVDQFFCDIPQMLMLACPDSDRGENGVIVFSACLVFSCLVFIIVSYVQIFRAVLRIPSEQGRHKAFSTCLPHLTVVSLFILTGTFAHLKPTSSSTSRLDLVLDIFYSVVPPVLNPVIYSMRNKEIKAALRKLTGWRLSMAQKMSLLRL